The sequence tattaccttttattttatttagttattatttatttatatattttctaaaataagCTTTATTATTTTTTCACAGATAGTGCCAGACTTCCGGCTCATCACTCTAGTTGCCGAGTCATTATTGAAAGAAAAGGACTATTAGTATCCGGAGCTCAATCTCAACTATGATAATAGTACAATTGGAACTTCAAAACCAAATTGGTGCATACCGCAAATCTCAAGTAACACCACAGGATTTAGCCATTGGTTTTCCCATAGCTGTAGATATTGTCCTTTGAGACCATTGGTCCATTTGTAAAAGCTACTGTATGCTACTAAAGTGTAGTATTGCCACTGCATGTGTCATTAACTTGGTACATACTAAAGTGAGTGAAGCGTAAGGACACAAGACTGAAGAAGCTAAagtctttcttcttcttaacgTTCCAACACCTTAAACTATGGTGAAAGAAAAGAAGTGGATTCATGTTTGCTTTATTCCTTTCTGGGTATTATATATTGGCCTATCAACATGGCAGCTAAAACCAGAAGCCTTGTTTTTTGTTCTCTGCCTCCTATCTAGCGTCTTTGTTTTTCTATAGCACAAGATGGATAACATTGGCAAATTGGCTGCTATGAAACAACAGCTGAGAGGCAAAAGGCCCATGCCGGGGACGGCATTGTCTGATGACAGCATTCTGGTGAAGAAAATAGTGGCTGAGCATAAACCTGATGGTCTAGAATATGATGCCAAGCCACTTCTCCATATTGTTGAGGATATTCTTAAACGTTCCACCTTGAGTACTGAAGGTGTTTCCACGGTATGATACTAATTCTAATAATAGTTTGAAACCTTAGTTGCTTATGAAATTGCGAAGAAAATGTTGCATCTGCGAACATGCAATTCTattgttttttcttgtttatctATCTTCTAAGTGACTCTGCTTTCTTTCAGGGTGCGCTTGCGCATGTTGACCAGATCGAAGATGTGATCGATCAACCTGGCTACACCAACTTGCTGGAGGAGATTAATCGAATTGATTCTGAGGTGATTCAAGAATAACCTAGACAATCTATACAAAAACAATGATCTTGTATTAAATTTGACACTTGATAACATTGCTTGAAATTTTTAGGATATATCATTATTTTAACAATATGAAAGGTACAATAAAATTTCAGATTTCGTACAAGTCTCTTGCGGGTGTAGATGCACACTCTAGAGCACTTGTAATATTTGATATGCTTCAAACATATGAGTGGGATGTGAAGTTGGTGCTGTCTTTGGCTGCTTTTGCTCTGAAATATGGTAGATTCTGGCTTCTTGCAGACATGCAATTAACAAACCAGCTTGCAAGATCCATGGCCAATCTGAAGAAAGTTCTAAACATCAAGGACATGGAGCATGTAAGCATGCTGCGACCCCGGTTTGAAGCCCTGAATGAACTAGTTAAGGTCATATTGGAGGCGGCAAGGTGTGTCATTAAGTTCAATGGTCTGCCAAGACACTACATTGCTCAAGACACAACAGCATACAACATTGCCTCTAACCATATCCCCATTGCCACCTATTGGAGCGTCAGGGGTATCATCGCCTGCGCAACTCTGCTTGCAAGCCTAGATACACTTGGATTTGAGTATGTTTTCCCTTTCAGTTctccatttcttttattttgtgttTGTTTCATCATTTTAAGTAAACATTGTTCCAGGTTCATGCCATCAACTACCGAGTCATGGGAGCTATCTACATTGGCTCACAAGCTTAAGAACATACTTGAACATCTAAGGAAGAATCTGGATAGCTGCTGCAGACAGATTGGtctaattaatttagtttcaaTTGGATACATTTAGTGAAATTCTTTGGATCATGACTGCTAATTTTAAGTTTAACATTGAATGCAGAGAAAAGAATGGACTCTGAAGCTTATGAAATGTTGCGCGAATTATTCACGACACCCCTGCCTTCAGGTTGTTCCATGTAAATTTCATCCTTAAGATCACCATGAAGGAAAGCAGTTTTCACATCCATCTGCTCTATTTCTAAATCAAGACTTGCAGCCAAACTCAAAACAATCCTAATAGAAGATCTTCTCACAATCGGTGAAAAGATTTCATTATAGTCAACTCCCTTTTTATGCCTGTAGCCCTTGACTACCAATCTAACCTTGTACCTTGGACACTGAGAATTTTCTTCATGCTTCAACCTATAAACACATCTGTTTTGCAaagctttcttttcttttggcaACTTCACAAGCTCAAATGTTTGATTATCATACAAGATTTTCATTTCATCCTGCATTGCATCAAACCATTTCTTATTGTCGTCACCTTCCATAGCTTCCGCATAACATTCAGGTTTTCCCCCATCAGTCAAGGTCACATATCCATCAGTAAATGTTACATACTTACATACTCACTAGAAGGATACCTCGTTGAAGGTCGTCGCTCTCTAGTAGACCTCCTAGGATAGAAACCTGGTGGATCTTCAGGTAGCTCAGGTTGATTATCAGCATCATCATCAACTGGACCATCAATTGGATCTCCCATCTCCTGGTCATCAAGAACCAAAGGCTCATTTTGCTGCATATGCTCCTGATCTTGATTCTCTGCTAGTTCtgacaaagaagaaggttgaATTGGATCTACATCAGTCACGTCACTGCTCTCTTGTGATTGACTCTTCTTTGCCTTATCAATGTCCTCAAT is a genomic window of Arachis ipaensis cultivar K30076 chromosome B06, Araip1.1, whole genome shotgun sequence containing:
- the LOC107647474 gene encoding protein SIEVE ELEMENT OCCLUSION B-like; protein product: MDNIGKLAAMKQQLRGKRPMPGTALSDDSILVKKIVAEHKPDGLEYDAKPLLHIVEDILKRSTLSTEGVSTGALAHVDQIEDVIDQPGYTNLLEEINRIDSEISYKSLAGVDAHSRALVIFDMLQTYEWDVKLVLSLAAFALKYGRFWLLADMQLTNQLARSMANLKKVLNIKDMEHVSMLRPRFEALNELVKVILEAARCVIKFNGLPRHYIAQDTTAYNIASNHIPIATYWSVRGIIACATLLASLDTLGFEFMPSTTESWELSTLAHKLKNILEHLRKNLDSCCRQIEKRMDSEAYEMLRELFTTPLPSGCSM